The region GCTTAGCCCTGGGAGGTCCGTGGGTGGGCTGTGAGGCACCAGCACGTGCGGCTTCCGGGCCCCGCGCCGAGTGCTCTCCTCCTGCTTCAGGTACTCGGACATGAAGTGGTGAGCGCCCGGGGTCTGTGCACCCGACGACGAGAGCAGGCTGCTCTGCTGGCTCAGGTAGGACTGGATGATCTCGTTGCGCGACAGCTCCTTCCAGTTCGTCTGTTCAAAAGGGCTCTGGAGGCTGGCCTTGGCCTCGGGCTTGTCCAGCTCTGTCCTCGGCTGCTCCGTGTGCACAGGGCTGTCGGCCCGCACTGGCTCTTTCTGGGTCAGAGGTTTGATCTGTCTCGTCATGGGGTCAAAGGTGAGCTTCCGCTCTTTTAACCGGACAGGCTTGACACCTGCCTCGGCCACCTGCCCGTCCAAGTTAACCGTGTAGTCACGAGGCCGGTACCTCTTCTTCTTTTTGCTGTCCGAGCCACCGGAGGAGGCAGCATCGCTGTCTGCCTTGGAGGAGTCCGGGGAGAAGCCTGCCCGGGGCAGGAGGGGCTCGGCCGGTGGCAGCCCTGCCTTGCAGCCCGACCCCGCGAGCCGCTGGTGGCCCTCAGGCTGCTCCAGCCAGCGCACCGGGCTCTCTGCGCTGGGCAGCAGCTCGAGCCGCCGCACGGGGGGCGTGGACGGCTGGGCCAGCGGAAGCGGTGACGGCACCTGTGTGGCATCGAGTGACTGGGGCCGAGGCGAGGGACTGGGCATGGAGCCCTTGTATGTGTACGGGCTCCGCTGCCGGGCAAAGGAGCCCTCGTGCCGTGAGTTCCGGGGACTGAAAGAGCAGCGAGGCGGccccttggggtgggggggacctgGAGTCTCGTCCACCCTGTCCAGCTGCTGCAGCACCACAGCCTTCGTCTGCAAGCAGGGCCTGGGGGGCTTGCCCAGACCCGGGGAGCTGGTGTGTGGCCTCACGGCATTGACGGGGATCTTGCCACTGTGCTTGTCATTCTCGCTGTGCTCCAGGCGGCTGCCCTCGGGGCCCACGTGCCCGCTGCTGTCCAGGGGGCCGGGGAAGCTCTCAGGGCTCCCACCGATCCCATTGGTGGGAAGGGGGGACGAGTTGGCTACCAGGGAGTCGTGGCTCACTTTGGAGACCCTGGGAGGTGGCCCAGGGTGACCGAGGTCGCGCTGGTCCCCCCGGCGCTTGCGGCTGCCCAGCCTGTCCAGCCGCTGCCCGGGCAGCCTCTGGATGTCATTGCGGTTCTTCAGGTCATGGATGCTCTTGGGCGGGCCGCCCGCCCCTGCCTCTGGCCGGCAGTTATGGGCGCCCCCGTTGGCCGAGCCGGGGGCACCCGCCAGCCCCCGCAGTGCAGCCTCATTCTGGTGCACGGGCTCGATGAGCTTCTGCCAGCTCCGCAGCAGCTTCTTGGCCCGCTTGGCGAGCTCCTCGTTCTTCGTCTTCTTGCGGACGTCGTTGATGAGCTTCCCAAGTCGGGTTTCCTACAGCCAGAGAGACGATGACACACTTTTAGGACAGGGACACCCCATGAAAAGGGAGCTGAGACAGAAATGGGGGGAAGGGCCCCATGTCTCTGAAATGACCCCACTGGCCCCTAAACCACTGGCCTCCCAGACACAAAACCTACGAGGATTTTGGGTCCCTTGTGACATTTAAATTCTCAACTCCCAAGTCCTCAGACCTTATGGTCCCAGAGACGGCAGTCTCAGAAGCATCATCTCACAGGCTCCCAACTCCTGGAGGCTGTGGACGGACCATTTAAGGCTACTGCAAAGCATCCTGGGGGAGCACGTTGTGGCAAAGGCAACAGCAAACAGAGGGCCCTGAGCCAGCGTCACTCACTGGAACCTCTGCTGGGCATGCACCCCAGGGTGTGCAGGGCCTCCTGCAGAGAAAGGGGCCCCAGACTAAAGCCACCCATTTCCTGCAGTGCCTGTGGGAAGATGGTACTCTTGGAGCATGTGCTGTGGGCTGGCACAGT is a window of Globicephala melas chromosome 3, mGloMel1.2, whole genome shotgun sequence DNA encoding:
- the MED26 gene encoding mediator of RNA polymerase II transcription subunit 26 is translated as MTAAPPSPQQIRDRLLQAIDPQSNIRNMVAVQEVISSLEKYPITKEALEETRLGKLINDVRKKTKNEELAKRAKKLLRSWQKLIEPVHQNEAALRGLAGAPGSANGGAHNCRPEAGAGGPPKSIHDLKNRNDIQRLPGQRLDRLGSRKRRGDQRDLGHPGPPPRVSKVSHDSLVANSSPLPTNGIGGSPESFPGPLDSSGHVGPEGSRLEHSENDKHSGKIPVNAVRPHTSSPGLGKPPRPCLQTKAVVLQQLDRVDETPGPPHPKGPPRCSFSPRNSRHEGSFARQRSPYTYKGSMPSPSPRPQSLDATQVPSPLPLAQPSTPPVRRLELLPSAESPVRWLEQPEGHQRLAGSGCKAGLPPAEPLLPRAGFSPDSSKADSDAASSGGSDSKKKKRYRPRDYTVNLDGQVAEAGVKPVRLKERKLTFDPMTRQIKPLTQKEPVRADSPVHTEQPRTELDKPEAKASLQSPFEQTNWKELSRNEIIQSYLSQQSSLLSSSGAQTPGAHHFMSEYLKQEESTRRGARKPHVLVPHSPPTDLPGLSREVTQDDLDRIQAHQWPGVNGCHDTQGNWYDWTQCISLDPHGDDGRLNILPYVCLD